One Cydia splendana chromosome 23, ilCydSple1.2, whole genome shotgun sequence DNA window includes the following coding sequences:
- the LOC134802017 gene encoding uncharacterized protein LOC134802017 — MLRILLLFYIIIAVTNGHNNKLTNDADLQSELLPQELNPFFVPAEESQMQAMPLPLRLRRESEVVTIPENNTMQQVKTYTRIVAGVVLVLSAIVEIVSYILETYAT, encoded by the exons ATGCTGAggatattattattgttttatataattattgcTGTTACTAATGGACATAATAAT aaattaaCCAACGATGCAGATCTACAATCGGAGCTCCTACCACAAGAGTTGAATCCATTCTTTGTACCCGCGGAAGAGTCA CAAATGCAAGCCATGCCTCTACCGCTGCGATTACGTCGTGAGTCCGAAGTCGTCACAATACCGGAGAATAACACAATGCAGCAG GTGAAGACTTACACCCGTATCGTCGCTGGAGTCGTTTTAGTGCTGTCAGCCATTGTGGAAATCGTGTCGTACATTTTGGAGACATATGCCACataa